Genomic DNA from Oryza sativa Japonica Group chromosome 5, ASM3414082v1:
ATCGCCAAATGCACGCAGGAAAAAACgcaatcttttttctttttttggcgaCATATGCTTAGCGAATTTGACTTGGAGCGCCGGAGAACTCGCTATAAAAAATAACGGTGGGCTTGCGTAAGCTGCGACACAGCGAGACTCCAGCGAGGcgccgaggcggaggcgtgcGTGTCGCCCACAAAATTTTTCCGCACGCTTCTCCAGAAAATTTTCGGCCTCTTCTTGTCTTCTCCTCTCCCCGTAATCTCAGGTCAGAATAATTCAGATTTCACCTCGCGCGAATACGTGTGTGTATGGATGATATCAAGGAgacaaggagagagagggagagtagCTGAGTAGGCTAGTTTCTTCTCGTCGGCGAAGGCATCGTTCGGATTTCACGGCGAGGTCGCCATGGGATGCGCGTCGTCGAAGCAGTTCAAGCGGCCGCCGGGGTACGAGGAGccggccgtcctcgccgcccaaACCACCTGTGAGCACCTCTTCACCtatgcgttttttttttcaagataatggaagctttattgcACTCGTTAAATACTTTAATTACATCACCGATGCATATGCAACACCATTGATAGTTAAGCAGTTATTGTTACAAGTTACAACGGCTGTGTGTTTGTTTTGCCTCTGcattgtggatgattttgcaGTGTTCTTGCAGTTACGGTGAACGAGGTGGAGGCGCTGCGCGAGCTGTACAACAAGATGAGCTATTCCATCATCAAGGACGGCCTCATCCACAAGGTGATTTAAGCAGAGTTGATTAGATAGCTGCCTCCAATGGCGTTTCTGGGATGCCAATCTTCTTGATGATGTACTACCATTGTTCCTTCTGAATGCGCTGATCATGGTGTGTTTTTTGTTGAGCAGGAGGAGTTTCAGCTTGCCTTGTTCAGGAACAGCAGAAAGGCGAATCTCTTCGCAGACAGGGTTTGTTCTTGTTCAGTCCTGATTCTGTCAGCAGGCAGGAGATGGCCAACCAAATGGTCATCTTGTTTGATTCTTCTCTGAACAAAGAATGATCATTCTGTTGCATGTTTTTCATGGCAGGTGTTTGATTTGTTTGATCTGAAGAGAAATGGGGTAATCGAATTTGGGGAGTTTGTACGGTCGCTCAGTGTGTTCCACCCAAAAGCGCCTAAATCAGAGAAGACTGCGTGTATGGCCCTGCCTCCTGTGCATTCATCTTCTTATTATTTTCAGAAATAGGCGTATTCAGTTTATCTTTCTCCTCATCTTGGCAGTTGCATTCAAGCTCTATGATCTAAGAGGGACAGGATATATTGAGAAAGAAGAGGTGAATCTGAATCACTCTCTTTCACGGCAATTTGTACTTTTCATTATTAACCCTGAACTTCAATTAACAGGTTGATTTTGTTTCCCTTTCAAGAAATTAACAGATTGTGTTTGCTTACTGAAACAGCTCAGGGAGATGGTCTTGGCACTTCTAGATGAATCAGACCTACATCTTTCCGAATGCGCTGTCGAGGCAATTGTCGATAATGTACTGTAGTTAACAAAGATCCTTCTAAGCATTTACTCTCTCAAATATAATTTTCAGATGATTTTTCTGACTCGATCCTCATGCTGCTCCTTTTTGTCTTGCAGACATTCAGTCAAGCAGACTCAAATGGAGATGGCAGGATAGACCCTGAGGAATGGGAAGAATTTGTTAAGGCGAACCCGGCATCACTAAGGAACATGTCACTTCCCTATTTGCAGTGAGTAGTGAAAATACTGAATTCTCACTAGAAACATTAGAACTAGAAGTGTACTTTTTTCCCAATCTCAATTTTGTGTTATTGATTATTTTCAGGGACATTACCATGGCGTTCCCGAGCTTTGTAATGCATTCAGAAGCCCATGACTGAAAATACAGATCCCATTGGAACGTATTACAAGCAACCAAAAGTTCTCCATTGTTGCTGAAGCTCGAGGCAGCTCAATTTGTTGGATGCGCCGGAGTTCAGAAGCAGGCTGCAACTGAAATGCGTTGACCGTCATCGCATGAGTGAATGACGCCATGAACAACAGAATGGCATCTGATAATAAGTATCAGAGTGGCTTTTCTTCTGCTTATGCGAGGGATACAGAGGGCCCAGCAGCAAGATTGTTCAACGAAGCAACACAAGCAAAATTAAGCACTCTGACCTGCTGAAATGCCTTCTTTTTTTCCCGTCTTGTATGTATAGTTGTGAGTCAGAAGTGACACTGGTGACCATTGACCTATAGTTGAAGAGATGCAGGAGTGTTCATTTTTCTTCTTGAAAGTGATTTTGATGGCCCAAAGCGGCCTAGCAGAATCAAAACATGTCCTTGTAAAGTGTTTGTCGGGTGAGAAATCTGCTCCCACCATACGCACAACGACGGGCGGAAAATACTCAGAAAAATAGATCGACCAATCTCATAGCAAAGCAAACagtacaatgtttttttttcagaacacGAGTAGTACAATGTTTACAAGCCTATTTGGAGCACAGAAAATCTCGTAAAATTCTGCAGAAACCTTCACCTTCCCCATGAAACAATTCATTTTCCACACAAGCTATAAAGTAGTATATccacatactctctccgttgcACAGAAAACAAATCTAGTATCGGATgtaacatattctagtactacgaatctgatagtagatttgtagtattaggatgtgttacatccgatactagattgattttttaagggacagagggagtacataccaAACAGCCTCTAGTAGTTATAATTCCCTCTTCATTATTCCTAGTGCCAATATAGATCGCCGTGAAAATTCAAACGTAGCTTGATTGACTAACGCGTCAGCCTTAGATTACCGTGGCATGTATGCATATGGAGCTATTCTCTTCGTTCTAAATTAAACCAACCTAAAATAAAATGAGACATTACCTTAGTATAACAATTTTGAACTTGTGCCGTTTCAACTTATTTTAGGTTGGTTTATTTccaaacacagagagaagccgGCAAGAGGGTGCAGTAAAAACGATGGTTGCCTGGTTGGTCTCGGTAACAATGCCAATGCATCGCTGAATCTGCAATTTCCCCGCGTGAGCGCGATAATATTACGGTGGCACACGACGCGCGGTTGGCTTGGCTTGGCCCCCGCCATTTTGAGATGGGAACGGATCGAGATCTAGGCGGAGGAGACGGTGGCTGGTGCAGCAGGTTGGGGGGGAAGGGGCCACAGCTGCGCGAACTTCACCTTGGAGATGCTCTGCAACACCTCCAATGGCGTCACGTCCCCCGTCAccaccaccttcttcttctccaaatCCACCTCGAACCACGTCACGCCTGCAACCCAACAAAAACGCCACAAGTTCAACACACCCGCAtatatattatctaaaaaaaacacaccagcATATAAGTCCCTTCCTtctaaaatactccctccgtttttatattatataagtcatttgactttttcttaatcaaacatctttaagtttgattaaatttatagaaaaatatagtagtatttttaacaCCAAACAAAcgtgttataaaaatgtatttaatgttagatttagttatactaattttatattttatatgttgttaaatttttctataaacttggttaagcttaacaaagtttgactaggaaaaaagttttttttaaggaaagtGACTGGGAAAAAAGTTaaatgttttataatataaaatagagggagtacataacaTAGTATTGTATAAAACACTGTACTGATTCGTAGTAGAATATGTCTCATCCAGTATTAGGCTGCTATATCTTGATACGGATGAAGTATTCTCTTTGCCAAACCACAGCATAGACTTGTTGAACAATTTTCATGTCACATTTCAAGTTTGAAATGGATATGCTaacattataattttttttctggttgTCGCGTGTGGATTCGAAGGATCAATCATGCACCACAGCACCAGGGGGAACCACACATGTACCCAGCGCGAGCATGACACTTGgatccacccccccccccccccccacccggGCGACGAGCAAGCTCGATCGAGCGACACGAGAAGCACGCAAGAGGAGGGTGATTTGATCGGTGACGGTGACAAGAACACCGTGGTTTTTGATGAAATTGATGACAGCCTGCGAATTCATCAGCGTACAGTATGCAGGAGCAATAATAGAGCAAGCGAGTACTGTACTGCTAATGATCTATGGCgtctctgaattctgaattgCCAAGATTGAGGATCACTGTGAACTGTTACTACTGCTGTGGCCATGATCACAGGATCATGGGTTGATGACAGGAAGATCCAAATGACAGTTGCGAGTAGATCCATCCAGATTGGGGAACAGAGGAAAGGTGAAAGGATTGTGTTCGCATTTTATGCTGCCATCCATGTTCCATGATCCATCctgactactccctccgtctaaaaaaagacaaactgtGAGTTCTcatgccaacgtttgactgtccgtcttatataaaattttttataattagtatttttattgttgttagataataaaacatgattaatactttatgcgtgatttatctttttaatttttttcataatttttttaaataagacggacggtcaaacgttgaacacggtaaccaaggtttgtcttttttttagtacagagggagtattttgctGGTAGAGAGTATCAAGATCTGGAGTAGTACAAGGACAGTGAAGCACAGATGCATAAAAGCAGCCGAGTTAATGTTCACCGTACCATGCGTCTGTGGCCTTGGTCTGTACGGTGTTTTTCGGTTCATCGGTTGTACTACAGACTACAGTACAGCCAAGAAAATGCCCAGGCCATTTACCTAGCAAGCGACTGGAGAAGATGAATTACAGTCTAAACTACTCTTAGGGGGTggttagatggggctaaaactttatagtccatatcacatcaaatgtttggacactaatttggaatattaaacatagactaataaaaaaactaattttataaatgagagctaatctgcgagacgaattttttaagcctaattaatccataattataaaaagtttactgtagcatcacattgtcaaatcatggcgtaattagactcaaaagattcgtctcacgaattagtccaaggttatggaatgggttttgtaattagtgtatgtttaatactctaaattagtgtccaaacatccgatgtgaacAAGGCCCTGtttcccaaacaggcccttacatGGCAAGCTCTGAAAACTGAACTGATCTTTGCAGAGTGTTGGAGAGGGGCAaaagcaaaaaaagaagaaagaacaaAGAAGGGCACTTTGTCCGTGACTGAAAAAGGGTAGCAAAGTACAGTGTATCTTAGGAAAGTTCATGAGGTGAGTGCAAATGTGGAGTTCAGCTTGGTCTGGAAAATAAAGGTATTACCTGGCCTGAACCATTTTGGAGGGGATTTATGTTTTGGATTCTCTAACGTTAGTTGAAATGATCGAGCATTTGGATAAAACCGGTTAACGTATATGTTCGATGAACCGATGAAGGTAGGGAGAGCAGACTCTCAAGACGATAGCAGAAGAGTTAACATTCTCTACCTATCAAACAGTCTGAAAACTGTCCGGAAGAAATAAACTGTTTTTCTGAACTGAGAAGTTCGTCatagaaaaagctaaaagaTGATGATGTTTTGTTACCTTCCATCCTTGAGATGTGCTTCTGAACTTTCTTAGCACACCCATTGCAGTGCATGGACACCTTGAGCTCCACAGTCTGCATCAAAACACAACCAAAAAGACAGAGAATGCACATCAACCAATGGCACAGGCACACAATGACACAAGCACGTTGATCAATTGCACTTGGATATCTGAtggaagacgaagacgaagaagaTTTTGCATACCTTTGGTTCTAGATGGAACCCGAGTGTCCTCGTGCCATCAACAAGATCGCGAAGCCTGATCACCTGGTCGACCTGGCTACTACTGCTCACCAGGGACTTCCTCTCCatggccgcctcctcgtcgccgtcttcctccgacGCGCGCAAGCAGAGGCAGCCGCTGCTTCTCGCGCAACACATGGAGAAGGAGAAGCAGTCCAGCACCTTGCCAATGcgtagcctcctcctcctcattgcCCTCGTCATCCACTGCCtctcccacacacacacacaaccagTGACAGAGACAATCTCTCTATTTATCTATGACCTGACCTTATCTCTGTGATCGAATTGAAGTTGCTATGAACAACAAGCACAGGGATGTTTAAAATGGCAGCTGACATTCCCTTCTTCTCTATCACCAAGATTGGATGAGATCTAGCAAGTTGTGCCCATGATAAATGATGGTGATGGTACCGTTGCTATTTGGCTGTGCTATTGCAAGGGAATATCCATGAGAGTTTGTACAAGAGCTAGCTAGTACTggactactactagtagtagactTACCAGGTTAAGGTTAGTACTATCAGTACTAGGGTGAGCAAGATGAGGGCCACAGAGTACAGAGGCAAATTTGTTCGTCAGTGCGCTCCTCTTGCTCAAATACGTTTGAAAAGTTACAACCAAAGGACAGGTAGGTATTTTTGTCCAATGTCCAATGATAAgagatagtactccctccatacacAAATGTAAGTAAAATTCTGAGCTTTTTTAAGAGGGATTAAggatgaagagaaaaaaaaagactgtGATGAATCTTATTAAATGAGAGGTTGTTGGGGGTAGGATGAGGTGAAAATTAAGGCCCGGTTTAGATGGCAAAAAAGTTTGTTTTGGGGTGTCACATCGTATATACGtacatacatttgaagtattaaacattgtctaacaataaaataaattacagattctgtcaggaaactgcgagatgaatttattaagcctaattaatccgtcattagcaaatgtttactgtagtatcacattgtcaaatcatgacgcaattaggcttaaaagattcgtctcgtaatttacacgcaaactgtgtaattggttttttttcacatttaatactccatgcatgtatccaaatattcgatgtgatgggtgaaaagtttttattttgggaaTTAATAAGGGCCTAAACCATAAACGGTTGGGTTGGGAAAGTAATACTACtgtagaaatgcttatatttatggatATATTTCAAATAACAGaaatggttatatttttttatggatggAGTAGATGTTTTTCTTGCTAAggtcgagtttagttccaaactttttcttcgaacttccaacttttccatcacatcaaaacttttctacacacacaaacttccaacttttccgtcacatcgttccaattacAACCAAACTTCaatttggtgtgaactaaacacaccctaaagagTTGTTGCAAACAACACTATGGTTGTATTtagttccacgtcaaaattggaagtttggaaaaattaaaacgatgtgacggaaaagttgaaagtttgtgtgtgtagaaaaattcaatgtgatagaaaagttagaaatttgaagaaaaaaagttggaatctaaacaggcctATATAGCATGCCGTGCTGGATGCTGACAAGTTTTGGCTTGATAGGTGGGAGGAGACAAGCAGCTGGGCTCTCCATGTGACAATGTGCAACCTTGGCAAACATGCACTAGTGGCCACTGATCAGTGATGTGCTACTGATACTGGAATCGTGTAGTTGTTCCATCATAGGAGAGAAGCTAAACTGGAAGATGCAATGGAGGACAATATGTTGTGCAAAAAAATAGAAAGGTCGAATCATTGGTGCCAATTGCCAAAGAGTAACCAATCATGCTGCCAATAGACCATTGGCcatttcttttaatatattgcaATTGTTCTACCTTGGCATGGCATGGACATAAAAATTCAGGAAGCAGAGAAGAAGAGGCGTATATGCAGGCATCAGATTATGAGTGACAGATCGCCGCGTAtggttctgccattttcttgcCATGCCCATGCGTTTGTGGATCAGAAAGATCAGAAAAGAGAAGCTTCAGGCATATGCATGGGTGACCAATGGACCAGCGCAATTGCAGAAGAATCGTTGGGATAGTGCAACTGTGCAAGGTGATAACGGCACGCAAACCAATAAGGGATTGTGCGTACGGCATGGTACTGCTCCTGCGTACTAAATGCAAGATAATGATAGAAGTAATTCCTTTCGGAAGAGGAAGTATTAGTATTATTGAACTGCACAAGATAAAGTAGTAGTAAAActacggctgtgtttagttacacgtcaaaattgaaagtttgaaaaaattagaacgatgtaatggaaaagttgttCATTTATGTACCTATGAAAGttcaatgtgacggaaaagttgaaagtttgaaaaaaaaagttgaaattaTACAGCCATGTCAGGGACAAGAAATCAGGTCGTGTTTAGATTTAAACTTTTCTCTTCAaaattctaacttttccgtcaaatCAAATGTTtcgacacatgcatagagcattaaatgtggacgaaaaaaaccaattgcacagtttgtatgtaaatcgtgagacgaatcttttgagcctaattatgccatgattttataatgtggtgctacagtaaacatttgctaatgatggattaattaggcttaatatatTCGTCGCAcagtttataggcggaatctgtaatttgttttgttattagtctacgtttaatgcttcaaatatgtgtccgtatactttaaaaaaaattagcacacgaactaaacacagcctcagaCGTCTGATGAATTTGTAATGCTTGCATTTGCTTGTTTGGGGGCATGCGCATCGCGCAACAAAGGCCAAAATTAAAACTATTAGTAtagctaccttttttttttttttgaaacggcATAGCTACCATTTTTATGTGTTAGAGGTGAAATTCTTTTTATTGCTGTAGCATACAAGTTAAAAGGGTCCTTTTATTCTCTTGCGTAATAAGCCTGATGATTTCTTGAATACCCGGCACTAGTTTTATTGGAAGAGAACGTGATCCGACCAGATGCATTTGTGATGCCCTGACCACCTAAACTTATAGGCCAAAAGACAAGGTAATCATGTCTGGAAAGCGGGGGGTCAACATGGATAGCCaatgaccaaaataaataaatatttttttataagacgTGCATGTACAACATTCACATAAGTTTCTCACTTTTACATCTTTCTACGTAGTAGTTGTTAATATCATACTCCACTATAAAGGGAAACCAATGGTAAAATTGTAGTAATTCAGAAGACCTGGTGCTTACACAGTTACAAGTAGTATGAACTGAACAGAAAGAACTCTGTGTAACACTAACACGTACCGAACTAGTATATCGCGACAATATCTTCAGCAAAGGGAACACATCACATAGCAGATCTTCAAAATGTCATAACGGATTAACCGACAGTGATCAAGTCAGCTGAGCAACACAAGCAAACCCAACACCACCTTGTATTCCCCCTCTTTCACCAAGAAAAGGAGCTTACAATAACAGAGACCTCACGTATTCTCCATCGCGCATTATTCATATATGCATGCCAATGTGAAGATGATCAATAGCAACATGGACGGTGTACCATGTAAATCTCACCTGACAGGGTAACAGGGTTCAGAACGTCCATCAAATAGTAAGGATTCAAATGGCGTCAATTGTCGAAAATCATACCTAATTACACAATAGCAACTGCCCATCAGAATAATCACTGCAAATGACTATAGTAAGGATATAAACACCTTCAACTGTCAAACCTGAAAAGGAGCAGCACCAACTTTGTCAAATCAAAGCATATCCTACGATTCTAAAATGCTCATGGGCACATGTAGGAGCACAATATACATGACAACTGCCTATCCAAGGTTGAGGTACAAGAGCAATACAAACATCTAGCCATTTAAAGTGTCTTGCTGAAATATCTTTTCTCGTGGAAAAATGGCCAGTCACTCATCAACCAAATGCAGTTAGAAGAGA
This window encodes:
- the LOC4339432 gene encoding calcineurin B-like protein 4; the encoded protein is MGCASSKQFKRPPGYEEPAVLAAQTTFTVNEVEALRELYNKMSYSIIKDGLIHKEEFQLALFRNSRKANLFADRVFDLFDLKRNGVIEFGEFVRSLSVFHPKAPKSEKTAFAFKLYDLRGTGYIEKEELREMVLALLDESDLHLSECAVEAIVDNTFSQADSNGDGRIDPEEWEEFVKANPASLRNMSLPYLQDITMAFPSFVMHSEAHD
- the LOC4339432 gene encoding calcineurin B-like protein 4 isoform X1, which produces MRVVEAVQAAAGVRGAGRPRRPNHLVLAVTVNEVEALRELYNKMSYSIIKDGLIHKEEFQLALFRNSRKANLFADRVFDLFDLKRNGVIEFGEFVRSLSVFHPKAPKSEKTAFAFKLYDLRGTGYIEKEELREMVLALLDESDLHLSECAVEAIVDNTFSQADSNGDGRIDPEEWEEFVKANPASLRNMSLPYLQDITMAFPSFVMHSEAHD
- the LOC4339433 gene encoding protein SODIUM POTASSIUM ROOT DEFECTIVE 3, with the protein product MTRAMRRRRLRIGKVLDCFSFSMCCARSSGCLCLRASEEDGDEEAAMERKSLVSSSSQVDQVIRLRDLVDGTRTLGFHLEPKTVELKVSMHCNGCAKKVQKHISRMEGVTWFEVDLEKKKVVVTGDVTPLEVLQSISKVKFAQLWPLPPQPAAPATVSSA